ttacacttagcctaattaattataagtccggtcggttaaccattgttaatgggtcttaaaggatgcctagtaccttccctttagactaattaaacccttacctagaatcttaagtttcgcagaccttaaacagagttaactttaaacataactttaataaactctaggtgtcctaattcaccataaataattaggtgacgactccttaaaaacaacaaaaaacaggaatctccaatacgtcatacttctaactttaacctccgggttaaaatggggtgtgacacatgAGTTGTTTTGATTTGTTGAATTTTTGGTACTTTTAAGTAATAAATCACTGACTTTTATGTACATGAGTTGTTTGAtttgttgaattcttgataattctaagtaACGAATCAGTAACTTTTATGTACATGAGTTGTTTTTATTGGTTGAATTCTAGATAATTCTAAGTAATAAATCAGTGATTTTTATGTACATGAGTTGTTTAGATTTGTTAAGCTTTTGGTAATAAGTAATAAATCAATGATTCTCATATACATGAGTTGTTTTGATTTGTTcagttcttgataattctaagtaTTAAATCAATGATTTTTATGTACATGAGTTGTTTTGATTTGTTTAGCTTTTGGTAATAAGTAATAAATCAATGATTCTCATATACATGAGTTGTTTTGATTTGTTcagttcttgataattctaagtaTTAAATCAATGATTTTTATGTACATGAGTTGTTTTGATTTGTTTAGCTTTTGGTTATAAGTAATAAATCAATGATTCTCATATACATGAGTTGTTTTGATTTGTTcagttcttgataattctaagtaTTAAATCAATGATTTTTATGTACATGGGTTGTTTTGATTCGTTGAAATTCTTGGTATTTCTATAAGTAATAAATCAAATTTTTATGTACATCAGTTGTTTTGATTTGTTGAATTCTCGATAATTCTAAGTAATAGATCAATGATTTTTATGTACATGAGTTGTTTTGATTTGTTAAATTCTTGGTAATTCTAAGTAACAGATAAGTGATTTTTGTGTACATGAGTTATTTTGATTTGTCGGATTCTTGGTAAATCTAAGTAATAAATCAGTGATTTTTTATGTACATGAATTGTTTTTATTTGTCGAATTATTGGTAATTCTAAGTAATAAATCAACGATTTTTGTGTACATGAGTTGTTTTGAtttgttgaattcttgataattctaagtaATAAATATGTGATTTTTATGTACATGAGTTGTTTTTATTTGTTGAATTCTTGGTAATTCTAAGTAATAAATCAGTGATATTTAGGGTAAAAACAATAGATCAATTGTTTTAATTAACAGTTTCACCAATTTTGAATGCACTAGTCAAAATTTTCACTTTTAGCTCAAACTAAGCATTGGTTTAAGGTGGATGAGAATGTAGCTAATCACACTCATCCACCTAACCCCtacttatatgtatgtatgtatgtataaatgTAATAGCATTACTAATGTTGTAACTCTAGTTACCTAAATTTAGTAACATGTGAAGAAATTACTGGTCTTTATTGGAATTTAAGCTCTGATCTCCCATAATTTCATCCACTTCATATACTGTTAGACTACACCCTTCTTTACGCAGCAATGTTATCTGAGTGGCTACTTATGACTGTGGTTATGATGTATATGACTTTTTTCCTCTTGGATGAATCAGTAATGGTCAATCACAAGTTCCTAAAAGTGGTTTGGACAGAGGAGGTGGCAGCCGCAGCCGAAGTCGTAGTCGTAGTGCTGGTAGAGATAGAGCTGGTGCTAGTGATAGTACCCAAAGCTTCCAAGTAGTGATGCATGGTCTTATTTAAAAGAAGTTAAGGACACGTTTTTAAACCAAATGGAGAAGTATCACATGTTTCTTGAGGTTATGACAGACTTTAAGAATCAAAGGTTTGCTACTTTTCCCAGTGGCATCCTTATTACGTTTATACTGATTTGGTGATTTATGTGAGACTTAAATGCACATTTTTTCACAGAATTGATGCTGGTGGTGTCATAGCAAGAGTGAAAGACTTGTTTAAAGGGTATCCTAATTTGATCCTTGGATTCAACACTTTCTTGCCCAATGGCAATAAAATAACcttcaatgatgatgatgatgatcctctGACGAAATCAATTGAGTTTGAACAATCTGTCAGTTTAGTGAAAAAAATAAAGGTTAGATTTATGTTACCTTATATGATTTTAATAACAAAGGTctacttttttcttctttttcttcagaaaaaaaaaactttagcccTAACATACTGGCTTATCACTTCTTGCAGAAACGTTTCAGAAATGCTGACCATGTGTATAAATCCTTCATAAACATTTTAGGCATGTTTAGGAAGGAGAATAAGGACATCAAAGAGGTGTACGATGAGGTGATAAAACATTTTTAGTTTGGATACGTAGATATTGTAGACGACCATCATGTTTTTGTTTCTTACTATTTTTCTATATGTGTAGATTGTTGTACTTCTCAATGGCCATTCAGATTTGCTAGATGAGTTGAGTAAATTCTTTCCAGATTCAGCTACTGTCAATCCGTTTCCGCTAAAGTGCTTCCCTCTGGGTAGCACTATTGGTCCTCATGCAGAAATAGACCGTAACATGCACCATCACACCGATGAAAAAAAATCTGTTCATATGGTTAAAGAATTTGGAGGTCCTCATGAAGGTAAAGATGCCCTAAAGTGTGAGTCCATGATTATTATTTTCTgaatacctatatatgatgtgtTGCATTAGAATCTTCCACCATTAGCCCTATATGGTTTATCACTGATTTGAAGGCCATTTATTAGTTAGTATGTGTTGATTCATGGTAAATTAAAAGCGCTCAATTTTAGATTTCATTCATGCGATGAAACCTAAAGGGTGAGTATTAGTATTATTCTTCGCTAGAAGTTGCTAAATGTTTACGGAATTTCTTAGTAAAGCTCTTGATATATGCCTTAATTTTTAGCATAGTGTTGATGAGGGTTAATAACCTTGTTAATATGTTTTGCTTGATCTTTCCAGATATGTATAACACTTTTTGTGAAAAGGTAAAGGAAAGACTACGAAGTCCAGGTGATTATCGGTCATTCTTAAAATGTCTTCATATTTACAACAAAGGAAAAATTACAAGGAAGGAGTTACAAAGTTTGGTACGTGTCTCATGCATCTAATATATCTTTTTTGCTCCTATAAACAGTAATCTTTGtttacaacttttggtatctgTGGTTTGGTTGATGTTCATGCAAAGCATGGCCCATACAAGGGGTACACTGAACGCCAATCCAATTGTGAGAAAAAACTTCTTACAACTACGAACAATACAACAATCTCCGTGAATAGTTGCTTAGTCAGTTCATTTATTATATAGCTTCAATTCAATAATTAAGTAAAGAAAGTTAAAAGACTGAAAAAGCACCATTGGTGTGGGTTCCGCTGGGATAGAGCTTCAATTCTTTTGGTCGATGCTGCAAAATGGTAATGGCGCCTGGGATAGAGCCATTTATGCTAAATATATCCTCACTGAATCATATTTTTACAGAATTTTGTGGTACTAATGTATTTGAAATGATATAGAAGTCGGTCCGGTGGTTTTTGTTTAAGCATCATAGATTTGAAAGCATGCTACTCATATCAGGTTGCTAATATACTTGGACAATATCCTGATCTTATGGAGGGCTTCAATGACTTTATAGATCGTTATGAACGAGTTGGTATGTCCTGAAATTTCATTATGGTAATTGTTgtgtcacatatatatatttgattcCATTATGATCGGTTTCTACTTTGCAGTTGTACTTCTTGCAGATGAGAGTAAGGAAGTACGGAATGAGAAGAAGTGTAAAACTGAGGCTCCAACAAAAGAAGCTATCAGCTTTCTGAAGAAAGTAAAGGTTATTCTCTTGCCTTCTTATTTCATGATAAACTTCtacacttttttatttttcttttgctaGTTACTATCTAAATGCATTGCAAGTTTATCTCATAAGCGTCTGTCTTATAAAAAGTTAATATAAAGACTAAAAACAAGAAAATGTGTATTTCAAAATGTTACTCCTTTCGAATGTGAACTTAGAGTATTGGAATAAAAATTTGGATACTTTAAAAAGAAATTCATTGCTGCTATTATGTCATCATACGAGTAAATAGTGAAGTTCTTATTAATTAAAAGCTTACCGGATCCAAGGGAATACTGAGGTTCTTTAATTAATTGAAAATGGTTAAATAATGGGCATGTTGTTGGCTTATTAATGAATAAAAGGAAATTATGAACTTTTTAAGCAATATGTAATTATTACGATTTTATCCAACATGAAATGCACTTATGAAGAACAAAAATTTGATCAACATTTCTATTGGAGTCTCGTGCATTTATAATAGTATAGATATAGATAGATAAACCTAAGTAGTAATTTAATTGTTGGGGTTATCACTTCATGCAGGAACATTTCCAAAACGATGATCATGCTTACCAATCCTTCCTAGACATCATAAAGACGTACAAGGAGCCCAGAAGCATCTATGAAGTCTACCGTGAGGTGattaaatatattttaatttgtatacacacacacatatatatgatcttcatatttttaatttatcattatttcttttattttatgtgTAGGTTGCCAAACTTCTCAATGACCATCCAGATTTGCTTTCCGAGTTCACTAAATTCTTGCCAGATTCTTAAGTTATTTCCATGCTTAGGCAATATCTTGATCAGTAAACCATCCTCTTTAGTTCCTTATAATGCTATTGCCATGATTAAATCTTGCTAATTATGAGTTGTACTTTATATTCTCAAAGAACTCTCAGGGAGATTGGTTGGTTGCTTTGGAATTCCTTGTCCCGTTTTTTATGAATAGAGATTTTGTATTATTAGCGTTAGTTATTGCTAAATGGTTTATTtaatcatatcataatatcatattccCTTCTAGCAAATCAAGAAAATTTTCATTcatccttttatttatttatattatgtgtgtgtgtgggtgggtgggtggggggggggggggggggagagccaTAGAGGGTCCTTATGTAATTAAAAGAGGATAAATTTGTGTTTCCAAATCTTGTACCTGTGGGATAAAACTTGTTCAAAGCAAAGTTGTGACATTTGCCTAACATTTAATAATTTTGctataaaaaaaagtgataggCATCGATCTACCTCTTTGATGATGCTCGAATGAGATAATATTTAGTTAGCTATCGAAATAACTAAGAGAATTTTCCTTACTTTGTTAGTTATTGCATTATAGACATGTTTATCATACCGTATTACTTGCGTTTAATCGTATGGGTCTCAAATATCAATTTATTAGAGCGAGATATTCTCTGCTGTTAGCCAAAAACAATCATAAAGTGAAACAACTAATTTGTTTTCGTGTAGATAAcaacataagaaaataat
Above is a genomic segment from Lycium barbarum isolate Lr01 chromosome 12, ASM1917538v2, whole genome shotgun sequence containing:
- the LOC132624753 gene encoding paired amphipathic helix protein Sin3-like 2, which produces MEKYHMFLEVMTDFKNQRIDAGGVIARVKDLFKGYPNLILGFNTFLPNGNKITFNDDDDDPLTKSIEFEQSVSLVKKIKKRFRNADHVYKSFINILGMFRKENKDIKEVYDEIVVLLNGHSDLLDELSKFFPDSATVNPFPLKCFPLGSTIGPHAEIDRNMHHHTDEKKSVHMVKEFGGPHEDMYNTFCEKVKERLRSPGDYRSFLKCLHIYNKGKITRKELQSLVANILGQYPDLMEGFNDFIDRYERVDESKEVRNEKKCKTEAPTKEAISFLKKVKEHFQNDDHAYQSFLDIIKTYKEPRSIYEVYREVAKLLNDHPDLLSEFTKFLPDS